A window of Blastocatellia bacterium genomic DNA:
TCCGTCAGGCGACGACTCGCTCGACGAGATCAAAGACTTCATCAGAAAAATGTCCTACGCCTCGGGGCACCTGATTCCGCAGACCTATTGGAAAGGCATCTACACACAGACGAAGGGCGACGCCGAGCGCTACTTTGAATCGTGCAAAGAGCTGAGCTATGGCGAGACCGTCAAGAAGGTCAAGGAGGCGCTCGCCAAACATCCCGGCCTGCGCACAGACAACGAGATCAGCGACCACGTCGAGCAACTGCTGACGAAATTCCCGAAAGAGTACGACGAGTTCGTGCGCAGCTTTTTGATCGGCGAGATCAACGCCACCATCGAGAAAGCCTACGTTGAAAAGAAGAAGGGTGCCGGCGCAATCGGCGCCGCGACCGAGGCCGCCGACATCGCCCTGATGCTTGCCAACGGCGTGCTGTTGTCGTTCCCCGATCAACCGCAGGCGCTCAGGATTCGCAAGGATGCCGAAGCCATTGCCGGCGCGGTCGAGCGCGACCTCGGCAGCAAAGTCTACGCCGGCGCCTTCCACAAGCAGAACGCCGGAAAGGTCGTCTACAGCCGCAAGCCGCTGGTCGCCGGCCAGGAAGACGCCGCGGCGGTCGCCAAAACGTTTTCGCTCGCCGATACGGTTTATGCGACGGCCTACTTCAAAGGGACGATTGCCGAGATGGCCGACGGCGCGCATTCCGGCGATACCGAAATGCAGATGACCATCTTCCTCGATGGCAACGAGATGACCAGCTTCAACTACCCGATGACCAGGCCGATGGAGCAGTGGACGTTCATGCCGATTGAGGTGCTGCCGGCGCTTGAGACGGCGAAAGAGTGCGAAGGCTCGTCACGTTACGCCAGGCTGCTCGCCGAATGCTCGCCGCGCAGCCACACGCTCGGCTTCCGCGTCAGCGCCATCTATATGAGTTACCGCCACGACCTGGCCGAAGGCGAGTTCGAGATCGATTGCTCGAATGGGCAAGAGAAGATGGCCGAGCGCGCCATCGCTTATCACAAGATCGCTTTGAAGAACGTCTTTTTGCCCAAAGCGGTCCAGGGTGACGCGGCGCTTGAGCGCGCTATGGTCGAAGCGACGCGCGGCATGTTGACCGACCAGGGCAAGCCCGGCGTGCCTGTGCGCGCCGTGATCACCGAGCGCGAATGGACGCTCTACCGCCACCCGATCAGCGGCATCATCACGCGCCGCGCCATCAACGGCGCGGTCGCCGTCAAACGCAACGACGGCACCTGTTACTTTTACGGAATGACTTTCTCCGAGCAGAATAATGGCGGCTGGGGCCGCTTGCACTGGAGCAGCACCGACAACGGCACCGAGATGGATTGCGGAAATGTGACGAAGTAGAAGGCAGGAGGCAGGAGGCAGGAAGCAGGAGGCAGTCAAGACATCCGTACAAATGCAGAAGGCAGCAAGCCATGATGCGAAGATCACATGGCTTGCTGCCTTCACGGCTTTATTACTGCCTCCTGCCTCCTGCTTCCTGCCTCCTGATTTACCTACTCATCGCGCAGCGCCACCATCGGGTCGACGCGGGCGGCCCTGCGAGCCGGCAGGTAACCCGCCAGTATAGCGATGGTCAGCAACAGCAACGTCGCCAGCGTGATCGTCAGCGGGTCGTTTGGCTTCAGGTTATAGAGCAGGCTCGAAGCCGTCCGCGTTGCCGCCAGTGAAGCCGCCAGGCCGACGGCGACGCCGATGATGACCAGCATCAGCGCTTCGCGCAGCATCAGCCATAGCACGTCACGACTCTGCGCCCCGAGCGCCATGCGAATGCCGATCTCGTTGGTGCGCCGCGCCACCGCATACGACAGGACGCCATACAGTCCGATACAAGCAAGCAGCAGCGCCAGCAGGCCGAAGAAGGCGGCGAGCCGCGCCACCAGCTTCGGCTGGGTGAGCGAGCGCCCGATCTGTTCGTCGAGGCTCAAGACTTCATCAATCGGCAGGTTGTGGTTGACTTCCTGAATGGCTTGCCGCACCTGCGGGATGACCCGGTCGGGCGCGCCCGCAAAACGCACGATGAGGTTGCCGCGCGGCCCCGGGCTCTGCGCAGACGGGTAGTAGGCCACCGGCCGCGCCTCTTCAGTCAGGCTCTGGTACTTGGAGTCTTTGACGACGCCGATGACTTCAATCTCGTCGTGCGATTGCGGACCGTTTGTGCCGAAGCGCCTGCCGAGCGGCGAGCCGCCGGGGAAGAGACGCTGCGCCATGGTTTCGCTGATGACCGCGACCTTCTGCGACTTCTCGGTGTCCTGCGGGCCGAAGCCGCGGCCTTCGAGCAGCGGGATGCCCAGCGCCGCGAAGTAATCCTGGCCGACGACGTTCTGCCGGACGACGCGGCTCGCACGATCCGCCTCCGCCAGGTCGTGCGTCTCGACCAGACTCGTCCACCCGCCCTGGCTGAAGACCAGGAAGGCGAAAGCGTTGGCCTCGACGCCGGGCACCGCCTTCACCTTCTCTTCGACCTCACGCAGCAGCGCCGGGTACTGCTTGTCTTTGAGGCCCAGCGCCGACGTGTCAATCTCGAAGAGCATGACGTTCCGCTGATTGAACCCCGTCGGGATGCTCTGCAAGTTGATCAGCGTACGCACAAACAAGCCCGCGCCGACCAGCAGCAGCAGCGACAGCGCCACCTGCACGACGACCAGCGCCTTACCGAGCGGACTCTGCGACGAAGCGCGCGCCGCGCCCCTGCCGCCTTTGAGTTCAGCATTCGGCTCGATGCGCGCGGCACGCAAGGCCGGCGCGGTCCCGAAGACCACCGCCGAGAGCAATGACGCCAGCAGCGTGAAGCCCAGAATGCGCATGTTCGGCGTCACGTCCAAGGGCAGCGGCTCGGCGCTCGACGACGCCATGCCGATCAGCATGCGGCTGCCCCACCATGCCAGCAAGACGCCCGCGCCGCCGCCCAGGCCGGCCAGCAGAATGCTTTCGGTGAGCAGCTGGCGAATCAGCCGTATGCGCCCCGCGCCCATCGCCATGCGCACGGCGAACTCCCTGCGGCGGTTGGCGGCGCGCGCCAGCAAGAGGTTGGCGATGTTGGCGCAGGCAATCAGCAGCACGACGCCGACGACCGCCATCAGGATGCGCAGCGACAGCGAGAACTCGCGGCGCAGCTCAGAGACGCCTTTGCCCGCCGGCGTCAATTCGATGCTCGCGCGCTCGATGGCCTGCGCGCGCTCGGCGGCAGGCTGCGGCCCGGCTAGCTCTTGTAAGGACTGTTTGAAGAGCAGATTGACGGCGGCGCTGGCCTGTTCGGCGCTGACACCGTTTTTGAGCCGGCCAATGAGGTAGAGTGACTGAGAGAGCTTCTCGTTCCGCACGTTCCAGTGGGCCGGCGGCAGTTGCGCTTCCATCGCCAGCGGCACATAGATGTCGGGAGCCTGCCCCACGGTCGTGCCGAAAAACTCCGCCGGCGCGACGCCGACGATGGTGTAAGCGGTCTGGTCTATGGCGATTGTCTTGCCGACCGCCTCCGGGTCGCCGCCCATGCGGCTCTGCCACCAGGCGTAGCTGACGACCGCGACCGGGTGGCCGCCGGGCGTAAGGTCATCCGCTTCAGTGAACGTGCGCCCGAGCGCCGCATTCACGCCGAGCGTCGAGAAGTATGTGCCGGAGACGGGCTGAACTCGCAGCGGCTGCATCTCGCCGCCCGAGCTGTTGTTATTGACCGTGCCGTGCACGTTCCAGGTCATGCTCAAGAGCGCCGCCACGTCGGAAAAGACTTCGTCGCGCTGCCGCACCTCTTGATAAAAAGGGTAAGAGAAAAGGTCGCAGCTCGCGTGCGGGAAGCTGTTGGTCAGGCCGCCCTCCTCGCCTTTGCCGAATAGCACCAGCTTGTCCGGCTCTTTGACCGGCAGCGATTTAAGCAGCACGGCATCGAGCAGGCTGAAGATGGCAGTGTTGGCGCCGATGCCTAAGGCGAGCGACAGCACGGCGATCAGCGTGAAGGCGGGTTGCTTAAATAGTATTCGTATGCCGTA
This region includes:
- a CDS encoding ABC transporter permease, producing GKPHLRLIALVGLIVPRRLRADWRQEWQAELQYRELLLADWQRLDWRMRFSLLRRSLGAFWDALWLQSYRWEDDMIQDLRYGIRILFKQPAFTLIAVLSLALGIGANTAIFSLLDAVLLKSLPVKEPDKLVLFGKGEEGGLTNSFPHASCDLFSYPFYQEVRQRDEVFSDVAALLSMTWNVHGTVNNNSSGGEMQPLRVQPVSGTYFSTLGVNAALGRTFTEADDLTPGGHPVAVVSYAWWQSRMGGDPEAVGKTIAIDQTAYTIVGVAPAEFFGTTVGQAPDIYVPLAMEAQLPPAHWNVRNEKLSQSLYLIGRLKNGVSAEQASAAVNLLFKQSLQELAGPQPAAERAQAIERASIELTPAGKGVSELRREFSLSLRILMAVVGVVLLIACANIANLLLARAANRRREFAVRMAMGAGRIRLIRQLLTESILLAGLGGGAGVLLAWWGSRMLIGMASSSAEPLPLDVTPNMRILGFTLLASLLSAVVFGTAPALRAARIEPNAELKGGRGAARASSQSPLGKALVVVQVALSLLLLVGAGLFVRTLINLQSIPTGFNQRNVMLFEIDTSALGLKDKQYPALLREVEEKVKAVPGVEANAFAFLVFSQGGWTSLVETHDLAEADRASRVVRQNVVGQDYFAALGIPLLEGRGFGPQDTEKSQKVAVISETMAQRLFPGGSPLGRRFGTNGPQSHDEIEVIGVVKDSKYQSLTEEARPVAYYPSAQSPGPRGNLIVRFAGAPDRVIPQVRQAIQEVNHNLPIDEVLSLDEQIGRSLTQPKLVARLAAFFGLLALLLACIGLYGVLSYAVARRTNEIGIRMALGAQSRDVLWLMLREALMLVIIGVAVGLAASLAATRTASSLLYNLKPNDPLTITLATLLLLTIAILAGYLPARRAARVDPMVALRDE